Within Gavia stellata isolate bGavSte3 chromosome 12, bGavSte3.hap2, whole genome shotgun sequence, the genomic segment CTCCTGtgccagctggcagggctgcgTGGCCAGCCTGCTGCCTTGCCAAGGCGCAGCCCAGAACCAAGAgcccctttgccctccctcACTGTTGCTGCTTGCTGGGAGCGGGGCAGACCTCAGGAAGGGATGTTGCTGCTGCAGTGCAGCCAGGGCCTGAGAGCCCCCCAGGACCATCGACCGCCTATGCTTGGCTCCCAAGAAAGAAGCGGAGACCTACTGCGAGGCTGCAGCAAGGGCAGGATGCCCTGACACGGGTCCTGCTCCAGCCGCctctcccagctgtgctgcGGCGGGAGCCTTGTGCTCCCTGGGACTGGTGCAACTCATATCTCCTGGGCCAGCCCAGGCCCTCCTGCCAGCCTCCTGCTGAGCCTCCTGTGCACTGGGAGTTGTGCGCACTGTGCCCCCATGCTGGGGCCTAACGGGCTTGTCACCGAGGGCTTGCATGCTTCTGTGCTTCCCTGCTCAGCCAgaggctcagccctgctgcagctcctctcctctgggcagctgctggggacCCTGGCAATCTGGGCTGGGGTTCCCATGGTGAGCGCCCACCTCTGTGGGCTGCTGGCTCCCACCAGTCCCCAGCGCTGTGGGGTGTGTGGGCTGTCCCTGCTTGGCCCCAGCTGGCTGCATCTGGGGGTGCCAGGTCTCTGCCAGGGGAGTGCAGTGCAGCACCTCATTTGCGAGGGGaccagctgcctgtgctgtggGAGAAGCATGGGGTCGGGGAGCGCAGGTAGAACCTTGGTGTGTCAATAAAGCCAGGTTTTCCAAAGAGATGCAGCGTCCCTGTCCTGTGTGATGGGACCCCCACACAGGGGCAGGCACTCTGCACTTGAGCCAGTGACCTTCCTGTGCCAGAGGCGACCCTCTGGCCCAGCCGGCATGGGGACCATGCCTTGGGCTCTGTTGGGTGCCTGGTGCACCCTGTGTGGCAGcaggctcagggcagagctCTGTCTGCCAGTACCATGGGGCACAGGCTGGGCTCCTGCTCCCCAACCATGGCGTGGCAGCCCCGGCGGGGCACGTGCAGGGCGTGGGGAGCCCGTCAGAGCCTGCGGTGCACGGTCCCGTGGGGCTGGAGCACGGGCTGCAGCTCCAACGGTGTCTGACATTGAGACGTGTTGCCCTTGGCTGAGCATGGCTCAGACTGCTCTGGTGTGTTTGGGTGCGAGAGGTGACTTCAGAGCCCTGTGACTTCCTTTTCTGTCGCTGCCGCTGTCCTGCTGGCGGTGCCCTTGGCTGGCTCAGGAAAGATGCTTGGCAGGGAAGGGGCTCGCCTGCGTTTCTGGCTGGGGCTTGagctgggcagcggggagcccaggGCTCCCCCCACCTCGGTCCCACACCCGTCTTGCACGTGTGCCACGGTGTCCTCCCCAACAAGTGCGTCCCAGCTGGGGAGCCTGGTGGGGCAGGGCCATGCTGCAGTCATGAGGTGCCTGTCCTGGAACAGTCACCTCATTGTCTGCAGCCCCGGGCCTCAGCGGCTTCCCCCGCTTGCCCATGGCGCTGGCCTCGTGGGGCTGAGTCAGTGCCGGGCGCCGATGGGGTgacctctgctccagctggtgccCTGGGGTTGGGGCCCAcaagctgctgcctgcacctgcTTGCCCGCCCTCCCCGGAGGTGGGTGGCCAGCAGCGAGGCCTGGGCTAAGCGCTCTCAACCCTGGAAACCCCCTCTGGTCCTGCTCTGTTCCTCAGACCTCGGCAGGCGCTGGCAGCCTGCCCCGTGGCTCGCCACTGCCGCCCGCGCTGGCCGGGCGCCCGTGCCGGGGCGCAGGGCTCTGCTCAGACCAGCCCTGGCCGCGGCAGCCCTGGGGGCACGAGTGCcgggctggggagaggcagcagtgTCGGGGCCGGGCTGAGCATGCTGCAGCCTGGCTCTCCTCTGGCGGGCAggtgggggctgctgctgggggcccTGGGCATGctgccttccccctgccctgctgctgggggctggcaccggctgctgctctccaggctACAGGGCCGCACATCCTACGTGGTCTCCCCCACCCTGAAGGGCTGTGGTCCCCCCAGGCGCCCCACAGCCACCCgggagtggggagggagaagatggGTGGGCAGGCCCCCGGTCTCCCTCTCACGCCCCTGGTCTCCCTCTCACGCCTGCCTTCTGCTTGCAGGGACTGCCCCCGGTGCCGTTTGGATCTGGCCTGGCCCCCGAAGGAGCCCCGGCGCTGGCCGCGGAAGGCCTCCCCGAGCGCTTCGCCAGCCCTGCCGAGCGCCCGGCCCCCTCCTACAGCAGCATGGAAGAAGTCGACTAGGGTGTCATGGGGTGCCTGCCCCAGGGggtgcgggccgggccgggcaccggggggtggggggagagggggggtcAGGGTTTGTCCTGCGCTCATTAAACTCGCTGAACTCCACttgcctctgctgcctgctgtccccTGGGACCCGCTGGTGCCTAGTGAGCCCCCCCAGGGCACCGTGTCCCCCAGTGTGCTGTtggggctccccagcaccctgctgccCCAGGTGCCCTCGTGCCCCATGTCCCCTGGTGTGCTGTGGTACCCAGCACACACTACAGCTCCGCATCGCCCAGTGCTCCTTGCAGCGCAGTGCCCTCTCAGGTCCCCTCACACCCAGTGCACCCTGCAGCTCGTTGTCcctgctgggctctgctgcccGCAGGGTGCCCCTGGCGTGACTCGGTGCTCGTTATCCCCTGATGTCCCTCAGTGCCGGGTGTTTATTGATGCACCCCACTGCTGGGTGCACCCTACAGCAGTGGGGGGGGAAACCCACTGTCCCCTGATGCGCTGCGGTACCCGCTGCCTCTCCGTGTGCTCTGCTGCCGGCTGCTCCCTGTTGCCCGGTGTTCCCCAGTGCAGTCCTGCCGCCGTAGTGCCTAGCGTCCCGGTACCGGTGCGGCAGGACTGCAAGTCTCTGTGCCCTAGTGCCTGGCGTCCCCCGGTGCCGGCTGGCGCGGCAGGACTGCGAGTCCCGGTGCTCTAGTGCCCGGGGTCCCGCCGTGTGCCCTGTCCCCCGGTGTGCCTTATCGCCTAGTGCCCGGTATCCCCCGGTGACGCCCCGTTCCCCGGCGTCCCCCGGTGCCCCGCGGCATGCCCTCTGTCCCGCTGCCCCCGCCTCGCCCCGGTGCCGGTGCGGCGGGACTGCAAGTCCCGTCAagccgcgggcgggcggcgcgtCCAATGGGGCTCGGGGGGCGGTGCGGCCGGTCGCTgcctccgccgccgcccggtGCCGCGGCGCAGAGAGCCCCGGAGCGGCCGCGCGGcgccggccccgcagcccggctctgagccgcccgcccggcccggcccgccccgccgcgccccgccgccctcaaTGAGGTTCTTCCGACTCACCTTCAAGTGCTTCGTGGATTGCTTCTGAGCACCCCCCCCACGGCCACGGAGCCGCCCCCGACCcgcccccgctccccggccccccgcgaCATGCCCCCCGTCCCCGCCGACACggccgccccgcagccgcccgccgccccgcgaCGCgacgccgccgccgctgcccccgcgGGCTCCGGTAAGCGGGGAGCGCTGGGGAGGGATAAGGTTGGggacttggggggggggggggtgcccACGGCCACGCGCGACCGCGGCgcgccccctcccgccgccgcggggtGAGTCACCGCTCTGCATTGTGACGTCACGCGCCGACCTGACATCTGACGTCACGCCCCCACGCGCGAAGAGGGgcgcgcgggggggggggaagacgCGGGGGGACCTGCGGTCTCCCCGcgcctccctcccccctccgCGCCCCCACGGGCGCGCGTGACGGCAGCGTGGCCCCCCCCCGTCTCAGCAGAGGGCCGCGGCGAGGCGGAGGGCGCGGAGCCCCCCGCGGCGGGCGAGGAGCGGGCGGTGACGGCGCCGCTGGTGggaccccccggccccccgaAAGTGGCCGCCCCCGAGCGGGAGACGTGGACCCGGCAGATGGATTTCATCATGTCCTGCGTGGGTTtcgccgtggggctgggcaaCGTCTGGCGCTTCCCCTACCTGTGCTACAAGAACGGCGGAGGTGAGCCCCGCGCCGGCCCCACGGAGTGGGGGAGTGCGCCAAGGCGGGGGGGCACCCCGCTTTCCACTCCATAGCGTGTGGGGGGACACCCCACGGTGCCCACCCTGCACCTCCTCGGGGCAAGGGTCCGTCCGCGGGGCTCGTGGGCCACCCCACGCGTGTCCAGCGTCACCCACCGGGGTGGGGGTCCACGGGGAGCCCCCCGCCACCTGCCCGCCCTGACCTACATCGGCGGCGCGGCGAGGGGAGGGCGCAGAGGCGCCTTCGCCATTCGCTGCGCCCGGGCGGGCGGTGCGGTGAGGgagggggggcccgggggggcccggggcgggcggcggcagctGAGCCGGTCCCgtgccccccccggccccaggcGTCTTCCTCATCCCCTACCTGCTCATCGTCTTCGTGGGCGGCATCCCCGTCTTCTTCCTGGAGGTGGCCCTGGGGCAGTTCATGAAGCAGGGAGGCATCGCCGCCTGGAACATCGCCCCCCTCTTCAAGGGTAACGCCgcgccctgcctgcaccctgcccgtgccctgcctgcaccctgcccgcaccccctTGCACCCTGCAcggggctggcagcaccctgcCGGCACCCTGCCTGGGGCACCGGTTGCCTGCAGCCTgccggggctggcagcaccctgcccacGCCCTGCCTGCTCCCGTGCACCTTGCCCACGTCCCACTGCTACCCTGCACCCTGGCCAAGggtggcagctgcctgcacccatGCCCCGTGGCACCCTGTgctgccctgcccggccccgcctGCCCCCGTGGCTCCCTGCCTACGTGCTGCCAGCTTATCCCTGCCTGCTGCCGGCGTCCCCGGGGCTGCTGGATCCCCACCTCAGCAGTGTCCCCGCcagctgccctgtgctgtgccccACCGTCTCCCCCTTGTCCTGTGCCGTGCTGCCAGCTGTCCCCACCCCatcctgcctggggctgccagctccccctgtcctgtccccatcagctcccccctgccctgcccagggctgccggCTCCTTGCGTCTCCACCAGCACCCCAtgtcctgccccatccctgccagcaccccccatcccaccccaggCTGTCggctcccccatcccgctgggcTGCCGGGTGCCCATGGGTGCCTGCCGGCTCTGATCCCCCCATGCCGCAGGTCTGGGCCTCGCCTCCATGGTGATCGTCTTCTTCTGCAACTCCTACTACATCATGATCCTGGTGTGGGGGCTCTTCTACCTGGTGCACTCACTGACGGACACTCTGCCGTGGGCCACCTGCGGCCACGCCTGGAACACTGAGCAGTGTGCCGAGCTCTTCCACCTCGAGCTCTGCCTCAACGGCAGCACCAATGCCAGCGTCGGCACTGGACCCTTCAACCTCAGCTGCGCCGACCTAGCCAGCAAGCGCTCGCCTGTCATCGAGTTTTGGGAGTGAGTGTGGGGACTGGGGGGGTCTCCCCCAGGGTCAGGGGGGTCGCACCGGCCCTCAGCACGGCCCCGCTCTGCAGGAACAAGGTGCTGCGGCTCTCGGGGGACCTCAGCGAGCCCGGGGAGATGAACTGGCAGATGATCCTCTGCTTGGTCACCACCTGGGTTGTCGTCTACTTCTGCATCTGGAAGGGCGTCAAGTCGACCGGGAAGGTGACGGGGGATGTGGTGGGGCTACTGGCACGTGGGGACGGGACTGCGGCACGCAGcactgccagctcctgccttccTGTGCCGCAGCCCACGGGGTTGCAAGACCCCCTGTCCCACATCTGTCTGGAAAGTGCCACCAGCTGCTGGGGATGTCCCTGAGCCCTGGTCCTGCTGGGACACCTGTGGCACACGACAGAGAGCCCTGGCCTGGGGGTCTCACTGGCACCCACTCCTCTGCAGATTGTCTACTTCACGGCACTCTTCCCCTACGTGGTCCTCATCCTGCTGCTGGTCCATGGGGTGACACTGCCCGGGGCGTTGGGCGGCATCGTCTACTACCTGAAACCCGACTGGTCCAAGCTGGCCGAGGCACAGGTGAGGGcagtggggagggcaggaggaggctgggtgCTGGGCCCCCCCCCAGTACCCTTCCCGCCCCCTGATGCCCTCCCTTGTGCCCCAGGTCTGGATCGATGCTGGCACACAGATCTTCTTCTCCTACGCCATCGGGCTGGGCGCCCTGACCGCGCTGGGCAGCTACAACCGCTTCCACAACAACTGCTACAGGTAGGGCTATGTTGGCTGCAGAGCGTCcccccccgtgtgtcccccggtgtccccccggCACCCCCTGACCCACTCTGCCCGCAGGGACGCCTACATCCTGGCCGTGATCAACAGCTCCACCAGCTTCTTTGCCGGCTTTGTCGTCTTCTCTGTGCTGGGCTTCATGGCCTCTGAGCAAGGCGTGGACATCTCCAAGGTGGCCGAGTCTGGTGAGTGCCAGGCGGTGGGAGCCCACTGGCACCATGTCCCCTGTGTCCCACCCTGGGGTGGCACCACTCATCCCGCTCTCCCGCAGGCCCCGGGCTGGCTTTCATCGCCTACCCCAAAGCCGTGACGCTGATGCCCTTGTCCCCGCTCTGGGCCACGCTCTTCTTCTTCATGCTCCTCGTGCTGGGGCTGGACAGCCAGGTGCAGTGGCgggcagggggacggggacggggaggggATGGTGTGGCACGTCCCCGCTGAGCCCCACTCTCTGACACAGTTTGTCGGCGTGGAGGGTTTCATCACGGGCATCCTGGACCTGTTCCCCCAGCCGGGGGCTGGCTCGCTTCGCCGCGAGCTCACCGCCGCGCTCTGCTGTGTCGTCTGCTGCCTCATCGACCTCTCCATGGTCACGCAGGTGGGGACACGGCAGGGACACTGGCCAGCTGGCCCCACACCAGGCACCCGTGACTGCCCCCAGGACGTCACCTCCCATGGGGCCCCAGTGTGGGATGGGAGCTCCCTGGGCCTGCTGCACCCATGGCAGCTGGGGGTGCCCATGGCGTGGGGGTGTCTGCAGCCATGGGGGGTGCCCATCGTCCTGGGGGTACTGCGGGAGCACAGGGTGTTCATGGCATGCAGGGTGTCCATGCCAGGTGGGGCACCTTGGCTGGCAAGGCTGTGCCTGTGCCGGTGTGGAGGCGCCTGTGTCAGCGCGGGGCAGCCGGCGCAGCCCCCGTGACGCGCGGTGCCGTCCCGGCAGGGTGGCATGTACGTGTTCCAGCTCTTTGACTACTACTCGGCCAGCGGGATAACGCTGCTGTGGCAGGCTTTCTGGGAGTGCGTGGTCATTGCCTGGGTCTACGGTGAGGccagggggacacggggggggacacacaagGGGACATGGGTGCCCCACGGGGCCCAGCTGACGCCCTTCTCCCCGCAGGCGCCGACCGCTTCATGGATGACGTGGCCCGCATGATCGGCTACCGGCCCCTGCCATTCATGAAGTGGTGCTGGGCCGTAGTGACGCCGCTGGTCTGCGTGGTgagcggggccgccccgcgAGGGGACACGCGTGTGCTCGCGTGGGCATGTGTGtgcccgctgccccggccctgTGCCACGGGCACCGGGCTCCCCCAGGCGGCTCCTTCGGGCACGGCAGCCACGGGGTGACACGCATGTCAGGGCCCCGGGGACAACACGCGTGTCGGGGCCTTGGGGTGACAGGCGTGGGGGGTCTGGGGctgccagccccctgccccgcgGGACCTCACCCCCCTCTCTCCACCCAGGGCATCTTCGTGTTCCACGTAGTGAACTACAAGCCGCTGACCTACAACAAGACGTACGTGTACCCGTGGTGGGGGGATGCCATCGGCTGGGTCCTGGCGCTCTCCTCCATGCTCTGCATCCCCTGCACCGTCCTCTACAAGCTCCTGCGCTGCAAAGGCTCCCTGCGCGAGGTGAGGGCGTCGCGGCGGGGGCCCTCCCGCCTCTGTCCCCAACCCATCTTGGCcatccttgtccctgtccctctcTCAGTCCTGTCCCCATCTCAGTCCCATCCTCGTTCAAATCCCAGCGCTGTCCACATTGCCATCTCAGTCCCATCCCCAACCAaatcccatccctgtccccatccctgtctcaCTCCCAACCTCACCTGCATCCCATCTTTGTTCACATCACTGTCTCAGTCCCATCCCCATCTGAAtctggtccctgtccccatccctatcACTCTCACTCCCAGTCAAatcctgtccctgtccccatctctgTCTCAGTCCCATCCCCGTgtcgtccctgtccccatgcaaTCCCTGTCCCTCTCTCAATCCCATTTCAATCTGTTCACCTTCCTAGTCTCACCTCCATCCCCATCCAAGTCCCATTCCTGTCCCCATTGCTCTCACTCCCATCCAAatcctgtccctgtccccattgCTGTCTCACTCCCAACCTCACCCTAATCCCATCCTTGCTGTGACATCACTGTCTTAATCCTGTCACCATCTCAGTcctatccccatccccatctcatccctgtccccatgctaTCCCTCTCTCAATCCCATTTCaatcccttccccatcccagtcTCACCTCCATCCCCGTCCAAatcccaccctgtccccacctCGGTCCtgtccccaccccatccccgtGCTCTGGGGGAATGCACCATGCCGGGTCCAGGCAGTCCTCCGTGCTGCCCTCCCTGGGTGCTGACACGGTGTCCCCGCAGCGCTGGCAGCTCCTGACCACTCCGATCTGGGGCCATCACCACCTGGAGTACCTGACGCCCGAGGCAGAAGCCAAGCTGCTggccccagagccccccaagGAGAAGGCGACGCTCTTCGAGACTGTGATCTGAGCGTGGGGAGGGTCGCGCTGCTCCCGCCCGCCATAGCAATAATGCCAGCACCACCTCCCACCCACgctgccccgcgccgccccggcccgccggccTCACCGCAGGGGGGGTGCATGACTGCAAGGCGGGCGTTGTTGGGGGCCACGGGGCTGGGgcggctgcggggagcgggagggGTCCCCGGCACGGGGAACGTGGCAGCCtgggggctggcggggaggcTGCAGGCCGGGGGAGCAAGCGGGACAGCCCTTCCCCGGCCTCCACCCACGGCCCCTGCGGCCCCCAACTCACTAACCGCTTCCTGTAGCGTTTGTCTGGTGTAACCCCGACCGCCCCAACATCTGGCAATAAACTGGGAGACcctggcagccccagcaccgtgggcaggggaggggggcaccAGCAGCGGGCAGCTGGGGGGGCCAGATGTAGGGTGGCACCTGCCTGAGGGGGACAGGGATCGGGGGGGACAGGGCTTAGGGATGCCGGGACGCCTGGGTTCCTCTCTTGGGGTGGCTTGGGAGGgacaggctgcaggagcagcagggtaTCATCCCCCTCCATGGCAGGATGCGGGTGCCCACAGGCTCCGCCAGCCCTGGGTTCCCTAGACAGCCGAGGCTGGCTCCGCTCCCTGGCCGCGCACCGGCCCCAAGGGGCAGGTTTCAGCCCACCGACACTGGGGGTCCTGGTGTCACCAGCCCTgagcgggggctgcagggagtgAGTCAGGAACCAGCCGTGCCCCCCCAGGAGGTGCTTGTGTCAGCCCTGGGGTTTCCTGCTCCCTGTACTGTGCTGTAGGGACAGCCCGGGGCTGTGGGGCCGGGGACGAGGGCATGAGGCAGTCCCCGGGCCCAGGCATGCGGCTGGGAGAAGCCAGAAGATGAACCTGCCCCAGATCCCTTGAGCTGCCTGAGCCCGGTCCCAGTGGGGTGTCAACCAGGGGGTGCATGTGCCCTgtgcccagcaccagcagctcccagggggGCCAGATCCAATCTGTGCCATGGGGGCCCTCATGGTGCCCTGAGGAAGCCCCCGGCACACTGTGCTCAGGGTGGCTGCCAGCCGttcccctgccctggctggggcgTCAGTGTCCCACCGTGCCCAGTGCTGGCACCCGTCACCCTCCAGCAGCACCATGGCCACCTGGGGTGGTCCGTAGCCGTCCTGCCCATGGAGGGACGAGGGGGAAGAAGTGCCACCACCTGCCCCGGCCATCCTTGGCCACGGGGCTGTGGCAGCAGTGCCGTGCCAGGCGGGCCGTGTCCTACGCCCAGGGTCACCGGGGTGCTGGAGGGGTTTGTCTCGGAGTGCTGGCTGGCCCCACCACGATACCCTCTCACCCTGCCAGGGCGAGCCGGCAGTTCCTGCCCCACTGGCAACACACACTGTAATTAGCGCAGGCAGGGCGGAAGCATCAGTGATAATTGGTGGTGACTCGTTAGCACTGGAGCGCCGTGTGCCCAGGGTGCGGCAGGACTTTCCGGCAGGGCTGGTCTGCGGGGCCGGCAGGCATCCCGGTGTGCCGGCTGCCGTGCGGCCATGCGGGGCCTGGCTGGCTCCCCGCCActggagcggggccggggctgggcacGGGCGTGGGGGCGAGCACCGTCATCGCCTTCGCTTCGTGCCGCAGCACGCCCCGGCCCCTCCACCCCCTCGTAAAAGGCACGGTCGTGGGCTGGCGTCGGGGCACTGCCGGCACAGACGGTGAGAGCGCGGGGACCAGGCGGAGGTGGGGAAAgggggggcagagggcaggggaggaaagggggtGCCGGGGGGAGCCCTTTGCTGGCCAAGCTTTCCCCACAGGTTTCCCGTAGCACCCACGCGACCCCACACAAGGGGACTTGACACACACTGTGCCCCCGCAGCGGCGGGCGCCTGCGGCACCATGAACCGGATCACAGTGTACGAGCGTGCCAACTTTGAGGGGCTGAGCCGGGAGTTCACCTGCGACGTGCCCGACCTGCACGAGCTGGATTTTGGGGACTGCATCGCCTCCCTAAAGGTGGAGGGACAGCCCTGGATTGCCTACACGGATCCCAAGTACGAGGGGGAGCCGCATGCCTTCGAGGAGGGCGAGTACCCCTCTGTGGGGCGGCCCAACAGCTTCTCAGCACTGCGCCTTGTGCACCATGACCTGGGGGACCCCCAGATCACCCTCTATGAGCACCCCAACTTCCAAGGGGCGTGCAAGGTGGTGATGGAGGAGACCAACTTGGCATACGGGTACTTCAACGACCGGGTGGCCTCCCATGTGGTGCAGCGAGGCGTCTGGCTGCTCTACCAGCACCCCGGCCGGGGCGGTTGGCACTGCCTGGCATGGCCTGGCGAGCGTCTCGCCGACTACAAACTTGAGCTGAACTTCCAGGCTCGGTTGTCCCACTTGCGCCCACTGCGGCCCGGGCGGCCCCTGGTCTCGGCGCGTCTCCTCTGGGAGCAGAAGCGAGTGGAGGCGGAGCGGGAGGTGCTGGTGGATGAGATCGAGGGGGTGAATGAAACGGAGTCGGAGCAGGCACTGGCGGCCAGCAGCAGCCGGGAGTATGGCACCACGCTCTGGCAGAGCTTCCACTTCAGCAATGCCACCAGCCTCAAAGCCGGGCTCTCCTTCACGCTGACCGTGGAAGCCTCCAACATCTTCACGGTGCAGAAAGGACGCAGTGAATCCAGCACCCGCCGGGAACGGGTGGAGGTGCAGCTGCCAGCTAAGATCCCCCCGCGCACGGCGCTTAGCATCCAGGTCTTGCGGAAGGAGGTGACGCTCTCCGTCCCAGTCTTGCTCACCATCACCCAGAACGAAGCTGTCCGTACAGAGATGGGCGAGTACCGCAGCGTCTCGGGTACCAACATCAGTGCCCGCTATAGCTTGAAGCCTCTGccggctgcaggcaggcagaaggCAGCCACTGAGGGGACAGAGCCGGTGCCCGGCACCGGGACAGAGCTGTAGCTGTACCTGTACTTCTAGCTACGGTCCCGTCCTGCTGCCGGACACCGGCTCTGTCCTCTCAGTGGTGTGGGACCCCCGGAGACACCCTCACTGCCTGCCTGGCCCCCCGTGGAGGATCCAGGACCCGCCGTGCCTGGCCATGTTGGGTGGCTGTGGCTGACAGGACCTGACGGTGCTTCTTCCCGCGGGGTGTTGCCAATAAACCCCCTTCCCCAACCACCtgggtctgctgctgctggggccggggtgggagcaggctgggggacacagggctgggggggacacTGGGCTCGGGGCACAgtgggctggggcagctggaGGGACACTGGGCTGCTGGGGGAACATCGgactgggggagctggggggacaCTGGACTGGGTGAGCTGGGGGGACATCGgactgggggagctggggggacagcaggctgggggagctggggggacaCTGgactgggggagctggggggacaTCGgactgggggagctggggggacaCTGgactgggggagctggggggacagcaggctgggggagctggggggacaTCGgactgggggagctggggggacaCTGgactgggggagctggggggacaTCGGACTGGGGCAGTCGGAGGGACACTGGGCTGCTGGGGGGACagcaggctgggggagctggggggacaTCGgactgggggagctggggggacaCTGgactgggggagctggggcaaCACAGGGATAGGGGAGCAGGGGAAcactgggctggggagggccaAGGGACaccaggctgggagagctgggggacACCGGGCTGAGGGAGCCGGGGTCATTGGGTCGGCGCagccgggggccgggggccggtCTGGCCCCGCACACACCGGGCTGGGGCAGCCACCGCgacccccgccccggccctTGGGCATGTGCGTCCCCACGGGACCGTCGCAGGGACCGTCCTCGGGGCCGCTGGGGGAGGCCGGGACACACACACGGGGACACGGGAGGGGCGAGACTGccgccggggctgcgggagccgCCGGGCTCACGGCAGGACACCGGCGCCGGTCGGAGCGGGTTACGGCGGCCGGGCGAGGACAAAGGGCCGCGGGGCGGTGGGCTCCcggaggggcggggcgcggcggggcggggccttCTGCAGGTATGAGCCCCGGGGCCGCCTCCAGCCCCGCCCCCCACGTgtctcccgccgccgccggtcTCTTTAAATGATGCAACCGGCCGCACACTTGGCCCCGCCCCCTGCGCGCCTATTCGCGGAGCCGGCGCGGAGTTCCCCCATCCCATTGGCAGAGGCAGGCCTCTCTCACTGTCGATTGGCTCGACCTGTGCCGGCGGCACGCCCTCCCCACTCCGATTGGCTGGTGTGGCCCCGCCCCCCGGGCGGGCGGTGTCGGCGGCAGCagcatggcggcggcggcgggggccatggcggcggaggaggcggaggaggcgCTGGGGCTCTTCACCGGCATCGGCCTCAGCGAGGCCAAAGCGCGCGAGACGCTGCGCAACGGGGCGCTCAGCGCGCTGCTCCGCCGGGCCGTGCTGCAGGTGCGCCCGCCGCGGGCCCCCACCCCGGTCCCGCTTCCTCGGTCCCCCAGTCCCCGGTGCGGCGGCgc encodes:
- the LOC132317886 gene encoding epidermal differentiation-specific protein-like; amino-acid sequence: MNRITVYERANFEGLSREFTCDVPDLHELDFGDCIASLKVEGQPWIAYTDPKYEGEPHAFEEGEYPSVGRPNSFSALRLVHHDLGDPQITLYEHPNFQGACKVVMEETNLAYGYFNDRVASHVVQRGVWLLYQHPGRGGWHCLAWPGERLADYKLELNFQARLSHLRPLRPGRPLVSARLLWEQKRVEAEREVLVDEIEGVNETESEQALAASSSREYGTTLWQSFHFSNATSLKAGLSFTLTVEASNIFTVQKGRSESSTRRERVEVQLPAKIPPRTALSIQVLRKEVTLSVPVLLTITQNEAVRTEMGEYRSVSGTNISARYSLKPLPAAGRQKAATEGTEPVPGTGTEL
- the SLC6A8 gene encoding sodium- and chloride-dependent creatine transporter 1 isoform X2, yielding MDFIMSCVGFAVGLGNVWRFPYLCYKNGGGVFLIPYLLIVFVGGIPVFFLEVALGQFMKQGGIAAWNIAPLFKGLGLASMVIVFFCNSYYIMILVWGLFYLVHSLTDTLPWATCGHAWNTEQCAELFHLELCLNGSTNASVGTGPFNLSCADLASKRSPVIEFWENKVLRLSGDLSEPGEMNWQMILCLVTTWVVVYFCIWKGVKSTGKIVYFTALFPYVVLILLLVHGVTLPGALGGIVYYLKPDWSKLAEAQVWIDAGTQIFFSYAIGLGALTALGSYNRFHNNCYSSTSFFAGFVVFSVLGFMASEQGVDISKVAESGPGLAFIAYPKAVTLMPLSPLWATLFFFMLLVLGLDSQFVGVEGFITGILDLFPQPGAGSLRRELTAALCCVVCCLIDLSMVTQGGMYVFQLFDYYSASGITLLWQAFWECVVIAWVYGADRFMDDVARMIGYRPLPFMKWCWAVVTPLVCVGIFVFHVVNYKPLTYNKTYVYPWWGDAIGWVLALSSMLCIPCTVLYKLLRCKGSLRERWQLLTTPIWGHHHLEYLTPEAEAKLLAPEPPKEKATLFETVI
- the SLC6A8 gene encoding sodium- and chloride-dependent creatine transporter 1 isoform X1, with product MDFIMSCVGFAVGLGNVWRFPYLCYKNGGGVFLIPYLLIVFVGGIPVFFLEVALGQFMKQGGIAAWNIAPLFKGLGLASMVIVFFCNSYYIMILVWGLFYLVHSLTDTLPWATCGHAWNTEQCAELFHLELCLNGSTNASVGTGPFNLSCADLASKRSPVIEFWENKVLRLSGDLSEPGEMNWQMILCLVTTWVVVYFCIWKGVKSTGKIVYFTALFPYVVLILLLVHGVTLPGALGGIVYYLKPDWSKLAEAQVWIDAGTQIFFSYAIGLGALTALGSYNRFHNNCYRDAYILAVINSSTSFFAGFVVFSVLGFMASEQGVDISKVAESGPGLAFIAYPKAVTLMPLSPLWATLFFFMLLVLGLDSQFVGVEGFITGILDLFPQPGAGSLRRELTAALCCVVCCLIDLSMVTQGGMYVFQLFDYYSASGITLLWQAFWECVVIAWVYGADRFMDDVARMIGYRPLPFMKWCWAVVTPLVCVGIFVFHVVNYKPLTYNKTYVYPWWGDAIGWVLALSSMLCIPCTVLYKLLRCKGSLRERWQLLTTPIWGHHHLEYLTPEAEAKLLAPEPPKEKATLFETVI